In one window of Candidatus Scalindua sp. DNA:
- a CDS encoding pseudouridine synthase, which produces MQREYATALEEMKQIHLPPPIGNIEYLYSDNQIIIVEKPANMLSVPGNTPEKQDCLIHRVQKRFSEARIVHRLDFSTSGLMVIAQNAASHRTLSLQFQNRETEKSYIAKVYGHPEKASGVINLPLRCDWERRPRQIVDSRQGKEAQTLWKVLDRYEECCRVLLTPITGRTHQLRVHMQVSGHPILGDELYAHQIAFQMADRLNLHAAKLIITHPTEQKRLTFASVTTPF; this is translated from the coding sequence TTGCAGAGAGAGTATGCGACAGCATTGGAAGAAATGAAACAGATCCACCTGCCACCGCCAATTGGTAATATCGAATATCTTTATAGCGATAATCAGATAATCATTGTTGAGAAACCGGCGAATATGCTGTCAGTACCCGGTAATACTCCGGAAAAACAGGATTGCCTCATTCACCGGGTGCAGAAACGTTTTTCCGAAGCCCGGATAGTCCATCGACTCGATTTTTCTACTTCCGGTCTCATGGTTATTGCACAAAACGCAGCCTCCCATCGCACATTAAGCCTTCAATTTCAGAATCGGGAAACGGAAAAGAGCTACATCGCAAAGGTGTATGGTCATCCAGAAAAGGCCTCTGGAGTTATCAACCTGCCCTTGCGCTGTGATTGGGAAAGGCGCCCCCGGCAGATTGTTGACAGCAGGCAGGGGAAAGAGGCGCAAACCTTGTGGAAAGTTCTTGATCGTTATGAAGAGTGCTGCCGAGTGCTCCTGACCCCCATAACGGGACGAACTCATCAGCTTCGTGTTCATATGCAGGTATCGGGGCACCCAATTCTTGGAGATGAACTTTATGCCCATCAGATTGCGTTTCAAATGGCAGATCGATTAAATCTCCATGCTGCGAAACTTATCATCACTCATCCGACAGAACAGAAACGTTTAACTTTCGCAAGTGTAACGACTCCTTTTTAA
- a CDS encoding HDOD domain-containing protein has translation MSKISLVKLLNKIEELPPLPQSIPQILDITRNPDSSAHDLTKVFERDPTLAAGILKLANTAYYGFNRKISTISHAVVCLGFNTIRSIALTASTHGMLSNGIDAYHLEKGMLWQHSTACAICARMIAQHVKYKDCEEAYIAGLLHDIGKIILSSFAEEQYDEIIEKTMDNKTPYNVAELEVLGYDHPQIGGKIIEKWNLPPALVEAVQYHHQPEKAENNTILTYIVHLADAICDMLGIGLGSDGLMYIFEENTFDILGIGKEDVETFMSELVDKIQSGKLES, from the coding sequence ATGAGTAAAATATCTCTTGTAAAACTGTTAAACAAAATCGAAGAACTTCCGCCTTTGCCTCAAAGCATCCCGCAAATACTCGATATCACCAGAAATCCCGATTCATCAGCTCATGATCTCACGAAAGTTTTCGAACGAGATCCAACTTTAGCGGCTGGTATCCTTAAGCTTGCAAACACAGCATATTACGGGTTTAACAGGAAGATATCCACGATATCCCATGCCGTAGTCTGCCTTGGTTTTAACACAATAAGGAGTATTGCACTGACTGCATCTACGCATGGCATGTTGAGTAACGGAATAGATGCATATCATCTTGAAAAAGGGATGTTGTGGCAACATTCAACCGCCTGCGCAATCTGTGCGAGAATGATTGCACAGCACGTCAAATATAAGGATTGCGAAGAAGCATATATTGCAGGCCTGTTACATGATATTGGCAAGATCATACTGAGCAGTTTTGCAGAAGAACAGTATGATGAGATTATAGAGAAGACAATGGACAACAAAACACCTTATAATGTGGCAGAACTGGAGGTCCTCGGCTATGATCATCCCCAGATTGGCGGAAAAATCATTGAGAAATGGAATCTTCCTCCTGCTCTCGTAGAAGCGGTGCAGTATCACCATCAACCGGAAAAAGCAGAAAATAACACAATACTGACTTATATTGTGCATTTAGCGGATGCAATTTGTGATATGCTCGGAATTGGTCTTGGAAGTGATGGTCTCATGTATATATTTGAAGAAAATACATTCGATATTTTAGGGATCGGAAAAGAGGATGTTGAAACCTTCATGAGTGAACTTGTTGATAAAATACAAAGCGGTAAGCTGGAATCGTAA
- a CDS encoding TldD/PmbA family protein: MIKIEDLRTSVHDALHYLKGKKDVADAEIFASWNDLITIRTSYTSDIPCNGVQEPKSLQSYGLGLLVVFKKGNRRTVGFGTVTNDLTIDGVSEALAKAKRNMVFDQDFKSLPDPMAIPTLQNYHDNTVMKISETDSVDLGWKVLKGSLEAFDHGGYKKSIIIGGDVTILKERMAIKSTRGIDDFDESTSLTANITAMIERKNVKGSGWSLSTHLDRFHPEEAGREAAESAVRTIGGKRMKSGKYPVIFGNQPLTDIATNVLLPSLNLTSVNSSNTPFLGKLGQKISSPDLNIYDDGSIQGEIGSTRITCEGIPTGRTDLIANGTLVGFLANSYFAEKLKNSLYHPIPRNGFRYTSCGRDYKVKAGISPTNVIMEGSTETAGDELLQLVNNGVYIGRIWYTYPINGLTIGDFTSTIIADSFLIRDGKISTPLAPNTIRINANIKEMLQNIIGISKERRSTSVWGSKVAVIAPEIAVREVQLDSIGYK, translated from the coding sequence ATGATCAAAATAGAAGATTTAAGGACATCTGTCCATGATGCATTACACTACCTGAAGGGGAAAAAAGATGTAGCCGACGCAGAGATTTTCGCTTCATGGAATGACCTGATAACCATACGCACCAGCTACACATCCGACATTCCCTGTAATGGTGTCCAGGAGCCAAAGTCTCTCCAATCGTATGGACTCGGGCTGCTTGTCGTTTTCAAGAAGGGGAACAGAAGAACAGTCGGGTTTGGAACGGTAACAAATGATTTAACGATTGATGGTGTGTCGGAAGCCCTGGCAAAGGCAAAAAGAAACATGGTGTTTGATCAGGACTTTAAGTCACTCCCCGACCCTATGGCAATTCCGACCCTGCAGAACTATCATGACAATACTGTTATGAAAATCAGCGAAACAGATAGCGTTGATTTGGGATGGAAGGTGTTGAAGGGTTCTCTTGAGGCCTTTGATCATGGAGGGTATAAAAAATCGATTATCATTGGTGGGGACGTTACCATTCTGAAAGAAAGAATGGCTATAAAGAGTACACGTGGAATAGATGATTTTGACGAATCCACCTCCCTGACCGCAAATATAACGGCAATGATTGAGAGAAAAAATGTAAAGGGTTCCGGGTGGAGTTTAAGCACGCATCTTGACAGGTTTCATCCTGAGGAGGCGGGGAGAGAAGCGGCGGAAAGCGCAGTGAGGACAATAGGTGGAAAGCGCATGAAATCCGGGAAATATCCGGTAATATTCGGAAACCAACCTCTTACCGATATTGCCACAAACGTCCTGTTACCCTCATTAAACCTGACATCAGTAAACTCCTCCAATACACCATTTCTTGGAAAGTTGGGGCAAAAGATATCCTCACCTGATTTGAATATCTATGATGATGGTTCCATACAGGGAGAAATTGGCAGCACAAGGATAACCTGTGAGGGTATACCAACGGGGAGAACTGATTTAATAGCAAATGGTACATTGGTGGGTTTTCTTGCAAACAGCTACTTCGCAGAAAAATTGAAAAACAGTCTCTACCACCCGATACCAAGGAATGGCTTCAGATATACTTCGTGTGGGAGAGATTACAAAGTAAAGGCTGGAATATCTCCTACAAACGTAATAATGGAGGGGAGCACAGAGACGGCGGGAGATGAACTGCTTCAGCTGGTAAATAATGGTGTGTATATCGGGAGGATCTGGTATACCTATCCTATCAATGGTTTAACCATTGGAGACTTCACAAGTACAATAATAGCTGACTCTTTTCTGATAAGGGACGGGAAAATATCTACTCCCCTGGCGCCGAATACCATACGAATTAATGCTAATATAAAAGAGATGCTTCAAAACATCATTGGTATTTCAAAAGAAAGGAGATCTACGTCTGTTTGGGGATCAAAGGTGGCCGTAATCGCCCCGGAGATCGCCGTGAGGGAGGTGCAGTTGGATAGTATTGGCTACAAATGA
- a CDS encoding TldD/PmbA family protein, with protein MKPEIKIIDTLKRAVSEIVQKQVSSLREMNYLDLRLGIHEFKSARSENGISKEAVDDYEASFGIRVIAGELASWGFYGQSLGKKDLNERDLAQLLLSGIDTACGRARANAKRKSEFKKIAHALAEVRLAEIKVCQDTIPADFDIDPRGVPLQKILKTTVNTSLQMKALDPSVQFAAATIRTGITRELFCSSEGAVIDQSLPVTQGVVYLSAQQGEAIPEVGYDYIGDVRGWEVIEGKNCYNCSFLDFALERTRDTVELAGAEFLKTTEEEVVVVTNPHYNTLLVHEIVGHPAEADRVLKMETAYAGRTWLFESPERNELENRVASPLVNAFSDPTRMGYGYYTYDAEGTPAKAIAVIKDGILKTFLNGRETAAILGHKPNGSMRATVPSMVPLVRMTNTIFGPGRKDPEHIIKEVKDGYYIHNHRTPSISESRENFRISAQKVYKIENGKLGKLYRGGGIMANSKDFLMNVDAAGNDFKMFPIPNCGKGQPMQIMRVGNGGPTLRSKARLAGC; from the coding sequence ATGAAACCGGAAATCAAGATTATTGATACGCTCAAGAGGGCTGTTTCTGAAATAGTGCAGAAACAGGTTTCCTCTCTGAGAGAGATGAACTATCTTGACCTCAGATTGGGAATACATGAATTCAAATCGGCCAGGTCTGAAAATGGAATATCAAAGGAGGCGGTAGATGATTACGAAGCCTCTTTTGGTATACGGGTAATTGCAGGAGAACTGGCCTCCTGGGGTTTTTATGGCCAATCCCTGGGAAAGAAGGATTTAAATGAGAGGGATCTGGCACAGTTACTTTTGTCAGGTATCGATACTGCATGTGGGAGAGCCAGGGCAAATGCAAAGAGGAAATCAGAATTTAAAAAAATTGCTCATGCATTAGCAGAGGTCAGGCTTGCAGAGATCAAGGTGTGCCAGGATACCATTCCGGCAGATTTCGACATAGATCCGCGGGGTGTTCCACTACAGAAGATACTTAAAACGACTGTGAACACTTCCCTGCAGATGAAAGCCCTTGATCCTTCGGTCCAGTTTGCTGCTGCAACGATCAGGACAGGTATAACCAGAGAACTCTTTTGCAGTTCTGAAGGTGCTGTCATAGATCAGTCACTTCCGGTAACGCAGGGTGTTGTGTATCTCTCAGCACAACAAGGAGAAGCAATTCCGGAAGTTGGTTATGATTATATCGGTGATGTAAGAGGTTGGGAGGTAATCGAAGGAAAGAATTGTTATAACTGCAGCTTTCTTGATTTTGCACTTGAGAGAACGAGGGATACGGTTGAGCTTGCCGGTGCAGAGTTTCTAAAAACTACAGAAGAGGAAGTTGTTGTTGTCACAAACCCTCACTATAACACACTGCTTGTACACGAAATAGTTGGACATCCTGCCGAAGCTGACAGGGTCTTGAAAATGGAAACTGCCTATGCAGGCAGGACATGGCTTTTTGAGAGTCCGGAGAGAAATGAACTGGAAAACAGGGTAGCGTCTCCGCTGGTAAACGCATTTTCAGATCCAACGAGAATGGGATACGGTTACTATACCTATGATGCCGAAGGAACTCCCGCGAAAGCTATAGCAGTCATTAAAGATGGCATTTTAAAGACTTTTTTGAATGGCAGGGAAACTGCTGCAATTCTCGGGCACAAACCGAATGGATCCATGAGGGCAACGGTCCCATCGATGGTACCGTTAGTCAGGATGACAAATACTATCTTCGGGCCGGGACGGAAAGATCCGGAACACATCATCAAAGAGGTAAAAGATGGCTATTATATTCATAACCATCGAACACCATCCATAAGTGAATCCAGGGAGAACTTCAGAATCTCAGCGCAGAAGGTGTATAAGATTGAAAACGGTAAACTTGGTAAACTTTACCGGGGGGGAGGCATAATGGCAAATTCTAAAGATTTTCTTATGAATGTTGATGCTGCAGGAAATGACTTCAAGATGTTTCCCATTCCAAATTGTGGGAAAGGACAGCCGATGCAGATTATGAGGGTCGGAAACGGAGGGCCGACCCTCCGGAGTAAGGCAAGGCTGGCTGGGTGTTGA